From a region of the Salvelinus alpinus chromosome 2, SLU_Salpinus.1, whole genome shotgun sequence genome:
- the rasd2b gene encoding GTP-binding protein Rhes, translating into MEVKGNPSTSPPTTTTNMPVAHQRAEPSQFPGTRALSPGSSKVLLAYKNATQHLNSPGLKASMGFLKMVTSQWKHQEKKGRVVRSPSTASWLPPPSDGHSCKRSPLDQLSALVLQGQIRLGEDDPRLAQDSRQDPLSSTKPQNCRRIVVLGAPGVGKTSILRRYLWDGFAEEYQPTSEDFLRKMFHIRGETYQIDVLDASGERSFPAKRRLSILTGDIFLLVFTLDDRSSFEEVCALRTEILAAKTKLLKPTRPGQSARVPTVVCANKVDLSPAERELSRAEVLRALGEDCAYFETSAKDRTNLEEVFEALAKRGGLPTETSPSQHRKVSIRSYQALKEGRVAGRGSQAPGCKAPCGALYPLARRPSFSTDLRQVLGPNSARKPGKPLEKCQIQ; encoded by the exons ATGGAGGTAAAAGGTAACCCCTCCACTAGCCCACCGaccaccacaaccaacatgcCCGTCGCCCATCAGCGGGCTGAACCTTCTCAGTTCCCCGGGACCAGAGCCCTGAGCCCCGGCTCCTCCAAGGTCCTGCTGGCATACAAAAACGCAACCCAGCACCTGAACTCACCGGGGCTCAAAGCCAGCATGGGTTTCCTTAAAATGGTCACGTCTCAGTGGAAGCACCAGGAaaagaaggggagggtggtgcgGTCCCCAAGCACAGCTAGCTGGCTTCCACCTCCCTCCGATGGCCACTCTTGCAAGAGGTCGCCACTGGACCAGCTATCTGCTCTGGTTCTCCAGGGGCAGATCCGGCTCGGCGAGGACGACCCAAGGCTCGCCCAGGACTCTCGGCAGGACCCGCTGAGCTCCACCAAGCCGCAGAACTGCAGGCGCATCGTGGTTCTGGGTGCGCCCGGGGTGGGCAAGACTTCAATCTTGCGACGGTACCTCTGGGACGGCTTCGCGGAGGAGTACCAGCCCACCTCCGAGGATTTCCTCCGGAAAATGTTCCACATCCGCGGGGAGACGTATCAGATCGACGTACTGGACGCCTCCGGAGAGAGGAGCTTCCCGGCGAAACGCAGGCTCTCCATACTAACCG GTGACATATTCCTTCTGGTCTTCACCCTGGACGACCGGAGCTCTTTCGAGGAGGTGTGTGCCCTGCGCACTGAGATCCTCGCGGCCAAAACCAAGCTCCTCAAGCCCACCAGGCCGGGCCAGAGCGCACGGGTCCCCACGGTAGTCTGCGCTAACAAGGTGGACCTGTCCCCAGCGGAGAGAGAACTTTCCCGGGCAGAGGTGCTCCGAGCCCTCGGTGAGGACTGCGCCTACTTCGAGACCTCCGCCAAAGACCGCACTAATCTGGAGGAGGTATTCGAGGCTCTGGCTAAACGGGGCGGGTTGCCAACTGAAACTAGTCCGTCGCAGCACCGCAAAGTTTCGATTCGGTCGTACCAGGCGCTGAAGGAGGGCAGAGTGGCCGGGAGAGGGAGCCAGGCGCCCGGTTGTAAGGCTCCGTGTGGGGCGCTGTATCCGCTCGCTCGACGGCCGAGTTTCAGCACTGATCTCCGTCAAGTCCTCGGCCCCAACTCCGCACGGAAGCCGGGCAAGCCGCTGGAGAAGTGTCAGATTCAGTGA